The following proteins are encoded in a genomic region of Streptomyces sp. SLBN-31:
- the leuC gene encoding 3-isopropylmalate dehydratase large subunit, with the protein MGRTLAEKVWDDHVVRRAEGEPDLLFIDLHLLHEVTSPQAFDGLRLSGRKVRRLDLTIATEDHNTPTLDIDKPIADPISRAQLETLRKNCAEFGVRLHPLGDVEQGVVHVVGPQLGLTQPGTTVVCGDSHTSTHGAFGALAFGIGTSQVEHVLATQTLPLARPKTMAITVDGELPDGVTAKDLILAIIAKIGTGGGQGYILEYRGSAIEKLSMEARMTICNMSIEAGARAGMIAPDETTFEYLKGRPHAPEGEDWDAAVAYWKTLRTDEDAEFDAEVVIDAASLSPFVTWGTNPGQGAPLSASVPDPASYEDASERLAAEKALEYMGLEAGQPLRSIKVDTVFVGSCTNGRIEDLRAAAELVKGRKVADGVRMLVVPGSARVGLQAVSEGLDVVFKEAGAEWRHAGCSMCLGMNPDQLAPGERSASTSNRNFEGRQGKGGRTHLVSPQVAAATAVLGHLASPADLSEAPAPAGV; encoded by the coding sequence ATGGGTAGGACACTCGCGGAGAAGGTCTGGGACGACCATGTCGTCCGGCGCGCCGAGGGCGAGCCCGACCTCCTCTTCATCGATCTGCACCTGCTGCACGAGGTGACCAGCCCGCAGGCCTTCGACGGCCTGCGCCTCAGCGGTCGCAAGGTGCGCCGCCTCGACCTCACCATCGCCACCGAGGACCACAACACCCCCACCCTCGACATCGACAAGCCGATCGCGGACCCGATCTCCCGGGCCCAGCTGGAGACGCTGCGCAAGAACTGCGCCGAGTTCGGCGTCCGGCTGCACCCGCTGGGCGACGTCGAGCAGGGCGTCGTGCACGTCGTCGGCCCGCAGCTGGGGCTGACCCAGCCGGGCACCACCGTCGTCTGCGGCGACTCCCACACCTCCACCCACGGCGCCTTCGGCGCGCTGGCGTTCGGCATCGGCACCTCGCAGGTCGAGCACGTGCTGGCCACCCAGACGCTGCCGCTGGCCCGCCCGAAGACCATGGCCATCACGGTCGACGGCGAACTGCCCGACGGCGTCACCGCCAAGGACCTGATCCTGGCGATCATCGCCAAGATCGGTACGGGCGGTGGCCAGGGCTACATCCTGGAGTACCGCGGCTCCGCCATCGAGAAGCTCTCGATGGAGGCCCGGATGACCATCTGCAACATGTCGATCGAGGCCGGCGCCCGCGCGGGCATGATCGCCCCCGACGAGACCACCTTCGAGTACCTCAAGGGCCGCCCGCACGCCCCCGAGGGCGAGGACTGGGACGCCGCGGTCGCGTACTGGAAGACGCTCAGGACGGACGAGGACGCCGAGTTCGACGCCGAGGTCGTCATCGACGCCGCGTCGCTGTCTCCGTTCGTCACCTGGGGCACCAACCCCGGCCAGGGCGCGCCGCTTTCGGCGTCCGTCCCCGATCCCGCTTCGTACGAAGACGCTTCGGAGCGCCTCGCCGCCGAAAAGGCCCTGGAATACATGGGGTTGGAGGCCGGGCAGCCGCTGCGCTCGATCAAGGTGGACACCGTCTTCGTAGGCTCGTGCACCAACGGCCGCATCGAGGACCTGCGCGCCGCCGCCGAGCTCGTGAAGGGCCGCAAAGTCGCCGACGGCGTACGGATGCTGGTCGTCCCCGGCTCCGCCCGCGTCGGTCTGCAGGCCGTCTCCGAGGGCCTGGACGTCGTCTTCAAGGAGGCCGGCGCCGAGTGGCGGCACGCCGGCTGCTCGATGTGCCTGGGCATGAACCCCGACCAGCTGGCCCCGGGTGAGCGCTCCGCGTCCACCTCCAACCGCAACTTCGAGGGCAGGCAGGGCAAGGGCGGCCGTACGCACCTGGTCTCGCCGCAGGTC